In one Caldalkalibacillus thermarum genomic region, the following are encoded:
- the cydD gene encoding thiol reductant ABC exporter subunit CydD — MSLIKTFIVRRQVILMGMLSLGLSLVIIGQAYLIVGIISALFLDGAPVQALGSLLLLLFVVITLRAVLAYLNGRVGIQLAEVAKTGLRQHVLRHLLQTPFELAGQGRTGEKVSVLLSVVDKVDPYYRDYLPNLIRATVVPLCLLTAITVANWPSALIIVITAPFIPIFMAIIGQRTKEQSEQQLQALAAFSGRFLDSLQGLPTLKLFGRAKEEKQKIKAHSIRFREATLGVLSVAFTSAFMMELIAMLSMGLIALQLAISLIMFETISFQNAFFVLLLAPEFYLALKELSSAFHTGRESITAAKTLEEKLGEAKEEVRWGDQPLDRLPPELELKGVSVAYQGRPVLKNITATIAAGRMVAIVGPSGAGKTTLLRVIAGLVPVTDGQILINGQSRENVREEAWFDQLSYIAQHPYIFSGSIYDNVALANRKGASKREVLKAIEQAGLAELVALLEQGIQTPIGEGGRGLSGGEKQRLALARAFVKQPSLVLFDEPTKGLDLKTEQILLQSMSQLAKTATVITVAHRLHTVKQADWILVLDQGEVVAQGTHADLEAHSPHYRQLLGLEEVRVEGGRKE; from the coding sequence ATGTCCTTGATCAAAACCTTTATTGTCCGGCGCCAGGTCATTCTGATGGGGATGCTTTCCTTGGGCTTAAGTTTAGTGATCATTGGCCAGGCGTATCTGATCGTGGGGATCATCAGCGCACTCTTCTTAGATGGTGCTCCTGTTCAAGCGCTCGGTTCGTTGTTGCTCTTGCTGTTTGTCGTGATCACCCTGCGTGCGGTGCTCGCCTATCTTAACGGCCGGGTGGGTATCCAGTTGGCGGAGGTGGCCAAAACAGGCCTGCGCCAGCATGTGCTTCGGCACCTGTTGCAAACGCCCTTTGAACTGGCCGGCCAAGGCCGGACCGGAGAAAAAGTGAGTGTGCTCTTAAGCGTCGTCGACAAAGTGGACCCTTACTACCGGGATTATTTGCCCAATCTGATTCGGGCCACTGTTGTGCCTTTGTGCCTGTTGACCGCCATCACGGTGGCTAACTGGCCCTCTGCCCTGATTATAGTCATCACCGCCCCTTTTATTCCCATTTTCATGGCCATTATCGGCCAGAGGACCAAAGAACAGTCAGAGCAACAATTGCAAGCTTTAGCTGCTTTCTCCGGCCGTTTTCTCGATTCGTTACAAGGTTTGCCCACGCTGAAGCTGTTCGGCCGGGCTAAAGAGGAAAAACAGAAAATTAAGGCCCACAGCATCCGCTTCCGCGAGGCCACTTTAGGGGTGCTTTCGGTCGCCTTTACATCTGCGTTCATGATGGAATTGATTGCCATGCTCAGCATGGGGCTCATTGCCCTGCAACTGGCCATCAGTCTGATCATGTTTGAAACCATCAGCTTTCAAAACGCGTTTTTTGTCTTATTGTTGGCCCCTGAGTTTTATCTGGCCTTAAAAGAGTTAAGCAGTGCCTTTCACACCGGGCGGGAAAGTATCACTGCGGCCAAAACCTTGGAAGAAAAACTGGGTGAAGCCAAGGAGGAGGTCCGCTGGGGGGATCAGCCACTGGATCGTTTACCTCCAGAGCTGGAATTGAAAGGGGTGAGCGTAGCCTATCAAGGACGGCCGGTTTTAAAAAACATCACCGCAACCATTGCTGCCGGCCGTATGGTAGCCATTGTTGGTCCGAGCGGAGCGGGGAAAACCACGCTCTTAAGGGTGATCGCCGGCCTCGTTCCCGTCACAGACGGTCAGATCTTGATCAATGGTCAGTCCCGGGAAAACGTCCGGGAAGAAGCGTGGTTTGATCAACTGAGCTATATTGCTCAACATCCGTACATTTTTTCCGGGTCCATCTATGACAATGTCGCCCTGGCCAACAGAAAGGGTGCCTCCAAGAGAGAGGTGCTCAAGGCCATTGAGCAGGCGGGTCTGGCTGAGCTCGTCGCTCTCTTGGAACAAGGGATCCAGACACCGATCGGTGAAGGGGGACGGGGTTTATCTGGCGGAGAAAAACAACGCCTCGCGCTGGCCCGGGCCTTTGTCAAACAACCATCCCTGGTGCTCTTTGATGAACCGACCAAAGGGCTGGATCTGAAAACAGAGCAAATCCTCTTGCAATCCATGTCCCAGTTGGCTAAAACGGCCACGGTGATCACGGTGGCCCACCGCCTTCACACCGTCAAACAAGCCGACTGGATACTCGTTTTGGATCAAGGTGAAGTGGTTGCTCAAGGAACCCATGCTGATTTAGAAGCGCATAGTCCCCATTATCGGCAGTTATTGGGTTTAGAAGAAGTTCGTGTTGAGGGGGGCAGAAAGGAATGA
- the cydC gene encoding thiol reductant ABC exporter subunit CydC gives MRDLQPVLRHIWQEKRDVLLTVLFGWVTGLAAVGLFTASGYLISQAALSVPVYALMVVIASVKLLGFIRAIARYLERYVSHRATFTILSRIRTHFFAQLERLSPVRLQRLRSGDLLSRVVTDVEALQHFFLRIFYPPVVLVLIFLATVSFTLYFSWWLALLLLVGLIMTTVILPALFHVLRQKREQTALEQQSQLSAEATELLFGFQELKIYRQLAEKERQFKQANDTLIQTQAQIQKHELLQQVADKWVGMVTGFAVLAVGGWLITNGQLEGVYLAMFLLLTLTLFEHTAPMAAFPNYFRENKEAARRVFSIGQQKEEERKQEEETCKPDNVVQVSQPAHVSLEGPVAIRFEAVSFTYPGEGRPALNNVTFEVPAGSKTAIVGASGSGKSTVLHLILGLEQASSGQILLNDIPIDQLQPEVIWQKTNAVLQEQHFFSGTIRDNLLADVEDDKLIAALRQAGLDTFSLDQPVFDQGANLSGGEKQRLSIARVLLRQGQLWLLDEPFSSLDYPRAQKLMAQLLDAARDQTFIYVSHHLSNLDMMDQIVVMDEGSVQEQGTYAQLMNKRGMFYRLKQVEQDALNDR, from the coding sequence ATGAGAGACTTACAGCCCGTTTTGCGACACATCTGGCAAGAAAAGCGGGATGTGCTCTTGACGGTTTTGTTTGGTTGGGTCACTGGACTGGCGGCCGTCGGCTTATTTACAGCCAGCGGTTACCTGATTTCCCAAGCGGCTTTAAGCGTCCCTGTCTACGCTTTAATGGTGGTCATTGCCTCGGTGAAGTTGTTGGGTTTTATCCGGGCTATTGCCCGCTATCTGGAGCGCTACGTTTCCCACCGGGCCACGTTTACCATTTTGAGCCGCATCCGCACACACTTTTTTGCACAATTGGAACGCCTCTCTCCCGTTCGTCTGCAACGGTTGCGCTCCGGAGACTTGCTGTCCCGGGTGGTGACCGATGTGGAAGCGTTGCAACACTTTTTTTTAAGAATCTTTTACCCACCCGTTGTCTTGGTGCTCATTTTCCTGGCCACTGTGTCGTTTACCCTTTACTTTTCCTGGTGGCTGGCACTCTTGCTTTTGGTCGGACTGATCATGACAACGGTGATCTTGCCTGCTCTCTTTCATGTCTTGCGCCAAAAGAGGGAGCAAACGGCTCTAGAACAGCAGAGTCAATTGTCGGCAGAAGCGACGGAGCTGTTGTTCGGCTTTCAGGAGCTTAAGATTTATCGTCAACTGGCGGAAAAAGAGAGGCAGTTTAAGCAGGCCAATGACACGCTGATTCAAACCCAGGCCCAGATACAAAAGCACGAACTGCTTCAACAAGTGGCAGACAAGTGGGTCGGCATGGTGACGGGTTTTGCGGTCTTGGCAGTGGGGGGATGGCTCATCACCAACGGTCAGCTGGAAGGTGTCTATTTGGCCATGTTTTTGCTTTTGACGTTAACTTTGTTTGAACATACGGCACCGATGGCCGCCTTTCCCAATTACTTTCGGGAAAATAAAGAAGCAGCCAGGCGGGTATTCAGCATTGGCCAGCAAAAAGAAGAAGAGCGGAAGCAGGAAGAAGAGACCTGCAAACCGGATAACGTTGTGCAGGTATCCCAACCGGCACATGTGTCTCTTGAGGGGCCGGTCGCTATTCGTTTTGAAGCGGTTTCGTTTACTTATCCAGGGGAAGGGCGTCCCGCTTTAAACAACGTCACTTTTGAAGTACCGGCTGGTTCAAAAACAGCTATTGTAGGGGCCAGCGGATCGGGGAAATCGACCGTTTTGCACTTAATCCTGGGCTTGGAACAGGCTTCTTCCGGCCAGATCTTGTTGAACGACATACCGATTGACCAGCTCCAACCGGAGGTCATCTGGCAAAAAACGAATGCCGTTCTGCAGGAGCAGCACTTTTTTAGCGGCACAATACGGGATAATTTGCTGGCTGATGTGGAGGACGACAAATTAATCGCCGCTTTACGCCAGGCCGGGCTTGATACTTTTTCGCTCGATCAGCCTGTCTTTGATCAAGGGGCTAACTTATCCGGGGGTGAAAAACAGCGTTTGTCCATCGCCAGAGTGCTTTTGCGTCAGGGCCAGTTGTGGTTGCTGGATGAACCCTTCTCATCCTTGGATTACCCGAGGGCCCAAAAGCTGATGGCTCAGCTGCTCGATGCCGCTCGAGACCAAACCTTTATTTACGTCAGTCACCATTTAAGCAACTTGGACATGATGGATCAGATTGTGGTTATGGACGAAGGTTCCGTCCAAGAACAAGGCACCTATGCGCAATTGATGAACAAAAGAGGAATGTTTTATCGGCTGAAGCAAGTGGAACAGGATGCACTGAATGACCGTTAA
- a CDS encoding right-handed parallel beta-helix repeat-containing protein, which produces MIAGALLTLGRLTVSAEQHAGLSSIQALIDAAEPYDTVRIPAGSYNESLVITKPLTLKGDGEVIITAVDKQPVMTIETDHVEVTGLVLIQPVTAADATAILAYGNNHRFHHLRIETQGTGIRAEGTQNFVIAHNEIVGEKSSDMSRRGHGVEIWFSHGTHVHSNVLRWVRDGVYVERSSAVKIKNNDIERSRYGIHLMFTQDTVVSHNRANHNIVGGMIMGTQRSKVTHNEFRWNYFHVNAKGLLLYDETETEVSHNFIEHNLVGLFIDDSQHNTIHSNQIASNVIGLQLDGANDNKIFNNTIMANVTAAQAQQSANNVVYANYWDVQGIDITGDGLSEVPFEADPFLQQMVDQHPAAQILVGSPGLPFLQQLFKTDTSGWLRDEQPLTQPTNLEFPARSAEPSVGEWNHKPWLYSIIFVLSGMLIIYLGGWRK; this is translated from the coding sequence ATGATCGCTGGCGCGCTGCTTACGCTCGGACGGCTCACCGTTAGCGCTGAACAACATGCGGGACTTTCAAGTATCCAAGCCCTGATTGATGCGGCTGAACCTTATGACACGGTGCGCATACCGGCCGGCTCTTACAACGAGTCGCTTGTCATTACGAAACCGCTGACGCTCAAAGGAGACGGGGAAGTGATTATTACCGCCGTGGACAAACAACCCGTCATGACAATTGAAACGGATCACGTTGAGGTGACCGGTCTTGTGCTGATTCAACCGGTTACTGCTGCTGATGCCACGGCCATTTTAGCCTACGGAAATAATCACAGGTTCCATCATTTGCGGATTGAAACGCAAGGCACAGGTATTAGGGCAGAAGGCACACAGAACTTCGTTATCGCTCATAATGAAATCGTTGGCGAAAAATCGAGTGACATGAGCCGGCGTGGACATGGCGTTGAAATTTGGTTCTCACACGGTACACACGTGCACAGCAACGTTCTTCGCTGGGTGCGTGACGGGGTGTATGTGGAACGTAGCTCAGCTGTAAAAATTAAAAACAACGATATCGAGCGGTCCCGATACGGTATCCATCTCATGTTTACTCAGGATACGGTCGTTTCTCACAACCGGGCCAACCATAACATTGTCGGCGGAATGATCATGGGAACCCAACGCTCCAAAGTCACACACAACGAGTTTCGCTGGAACTACTTTCATGTCAATGCAAAGGGGCTATTGCTCTACGACGAAACGGAAACAGAAGTGAGCCATAACTTTATCGAACACAATCTTGTCGGCCTCTTCATTGATGATTCGCAGCACAACACCATTCACAGCAACCAAATTGCCTCCAACGTCATTGGTTTACAGTTAGACGGCGCTAACGACAACAAGATCTTCAACAATACGATTATGGCTAATGTCACTGCCGCTCAAGCGCAGCAAAGTGCAAACAATGTGGTGTACGCCAATTATTGGGATGTTCAAGGCATCGATATAACCGGCGATGGGTTGAGTGAGGTGCCCTTTGAAGCTGATCCGTTTCTGCAGCAAATGGTGGATCAACACCCGGCAGCTCAAATATTGGTCGGCTCACCCGGATTGCCTTTCTTGCAGCAACTGTTCAAAACGGATACGAGCGGCTGGTTGCGTGATGAACAGCCTTTAACTCAACCGACTAATCTTGAGTTTCCTGCCCGATCGGCTGAACCATCCGTCGGCGAATGGAACCATAAGCCTTGGTTGTACAGCATCATATTTGTATTATCCGGGATGCTTATTATTTACTTAGGAGGTTGGCGGAAATGA
- a CDS encoding nitrous oxide reductase accessory protein NosL, with translation MKKAVLVLSLLALILVTAACQEKELPQPQAITELDQCEVCHMMVPDDYNTTQIILENGRVLKFDDIGCMFEWEKTHGDDDIAVRYVRDYLTEEWIVLEEAVFAYDSSFVTAMAYNVLSFKHQDEAEQFIEEQGTGVLLTVDDLYNHHWERNMEMMKQLKQEHGHTDHKHGEHGEMMEKKHQDEHHDHSHSHDHDEPNEHDAHDHDDDHEDQN, from the coding sequence ATGAAAAAAGCAGTCCTTGTACTTAGTTTACTAGCATTGATTCTGGTTACAGCCGCCTGTCAGGAAAAGGAATTACCACAGCCACAAGCGATCACTGAGCTGGATCAATGTGAAGTTTGCCACATGATGGTGCCTGACGATTATAACACGACACAAATCATTTTAGAAAACGGTCGCGTGCTTAAGTTTGACGACATCGGCTGTATGTTTGAATGGGAAAAAACACATGGTGATGATGATATCGCCGTACGCTATGTGCGTGATTATTTGACCGAGGAATGGATCGTGCTGGAAGAAGCCGTTTTTGCCTATGATTCATCCTTTGTAACTGCAATGGCCTACAACGTTTTATCGTTTAAACATCAAGATGAAGCGGAGCAATTTATAGAGGAACAAGGCACTGGCGTCCTGTTGACTGTTGACGATCTGTATAACCATCATTGGGAACGCAACATGGAGATGATGAAACAGTTAAAACAGGAACATGGTCATACAGACCACAAGCACGGTGAACACGGGGAAATGATGGAGAAAAAGCATCAAGACGAACATCACGATCACAGCCACAGCCACGACCATGACGAGCCTAACGAACATGATGCACATGACCATGATGATGATCATGAGGATCAAAACTAA
- a CDS encoding ABC transporter permease codes for MVLKTFILYELKIALRQMWGYMFVAIMLVFALAIWLIQLGIGDAAIASYTQAAGAMINLLLYIVPLFALLTGSFSVAGEWEDGRWSLLASYPISSFSFLLGKFIALSLLLSAYSMLVLGLFSLLGVIFDRPVASTLFMAAIIFAILLSVLFLALAIMVGAVSKNRWQAFSMSVGLWFVLIIAWPVVVLAMVNQLPYLWTQPALEILTMLNPAELVRLYTTVHHGGGYMFGPHYYDWMSWIHSPFGTLQFAGIALLWCGIHLGVGIYFWEKKRNAK; via the coding sequence TTGGTTTTAAAAACGTTTATTCTCTATGAATTAAAAATTGCTTTGCGCCAGATGTGGGGATATATGTTTGTAGCCATCATGCTTGTCTTTGCGCTGGCGATCTGGCTGATTCAACTTGGGATAGGAGACGCAGCGATTGCCTCCTATACGCAGGCAGCAGGGGCGATGATCAATTTACTCCTGTACATTGTCCCCCTGTTTGCCTTATTAACCGGTTCGTTTTCTGTGGCCGGTGAATGGGAAGACGGGAGATGGTCTTTATTAGCCTCCTATCCGATTTCCTCGTTCTCCTTTTTACTGGGCAAGTTTATCGCCTTAAGCCTGTTGCTGTCAGCCTACAGCATGCTCGTTCTCGGTTTGTTTAGCTTGCTCGGCGTCATCTTCGACCGGCCTGTCGCCTCAACATTATTTATGGCGGCCATTATTTTTGCCATTTTGCTATCGGTTTTGTTTTTAGCGCTGGCGATCATGGTCGGTGCCGTGTCCAAAAACCGCTGGCAAGCCTTCAGTATGAGCGTTGGATTATGGTTTGTGTTGATCATTGCCTGGCCTGTTGTAGTGCTAGCCATGGTCAATCAGTTGCCGTATTTGTGGACACAACCGGCTCTCGAAATCTTGACAATGTTAAACCCGGCTGAACTAGTGCGTCTGTACACCACTGTTCACCATGGTGGCGGATATATGTTCGGTCCACACTATTATGACTGGATGTCATGGATACACTCACCATTCGGTACGTTGCAGTTTGCCGGTATTGCTCTATTATGGTGTGGCATCCATTTAGGCGTTGGGATATATTTTTGGGAGAAAAAGCGAAACGCGAAGTAG
- a CDS encoding ABC transporter ATP-binding protein, with amino-acid sequence MPSFVSINHLQKVYGGQTVLNIPHLELDRGEIVAVCGGNGAGKSTLLKMIAGILQPTQGDVIVNGLSRSQVGQPDRKKQYLKQIGYMPDDFQANIPLTVSELLHFYARLLGEPEHKADGLLDLVELSEHKQKKFTQLSKGMRQRFLLAQSLLASPPLLLFDEPTNGLDPLWTRFFAECCLHLQEDGHTVIFSTHDLHIAKEIADRIVFIHKGNIIDDGTVKYFTEQYGTEDLYEIFQTMVLDLEQQK; translated from the coding sequence ATGCCATCTTTTGTCTCCATCAACCATTTACAAAAAGTATACGGGGGACAAACGGTGCTCAACATTCCGCACTTGGAGCTTGACCGTGGGGAAATTGTAGCGGTGTGCGGAGGCAACGGCGCCGGAAAAAGCACCTTGCTCAAAATGATAGCTGGCATACTTCAGCCGACACAGGGCGATGTCATCGTCAATGGACTGAGCCGTTCCCAAGTCGGCCAACCGGACCGTAAAAAGCAATACTTGAAACAGATTGGCTACATGCCCGATGATTTCCAGGCCAACATTCCCCTAACAGTGAGCGAACTGTTGCACTTCTACGCCCGCTTGCTCGGAGAACCGGAGCATAAAGCGGACGGCTTGCTTGACCTTGTGGAATTGTCGGAACATAAACAGAAAAAATTTACTCAGCTTTCAAAAGGAATGCGCCAGCGGTTCTTGTTGGCTCAGTCATTGCTCGCTTCACCGCCGCTCCTCCTCTTTGATGAGCCGACGAACGGACTTGATCCGCTGTGGACCCGTTTTTTTGCTGAATGTTGTCTCCACCTGCAAGAAGACGGTCATACGGTTATTTTCTCCACCCATGATTTGCACATCGCTAAAGAGATCGCTGACCGGATCGTGTTTATACACAAAGGAAATATTATTGACGACGGAACGGTGAAGTATTTTACTGAGCAGTATGGAACTGAAGACTTGTATGAGATTTTCCAGACGATGGTACTTGATCTGGAACAGCAAAAATAA
- a CDS encoding sensor histidine kinase → MNHELKSYQRIKWLILLIPTITVGIWELVRHTPYMLERLSMEAGNWLTPVIVFAVTMIFVRRLFQALETLQHKLEEEKTKKAMLEEREKLARQLHDGVAQSLFLLGVKCEQWQARVPELSGDQTYCHIRQLIRHIHDDVRQAIVSLRQGISVEEWPWTQSVHELIERFERESGLTVQLDWRLAEEHLSAKEKVELYACLQEALVNIHKHAQASMVNIEAYEEDGNWLCRVTDDGRGLSVNPPFESERGFGTKIMRDRAAEMGWTITWHSRETGTEVIIRKEGQGGKGDASKQRQSVKHPDRG, encoded by the coding sequence ATGAATCATGAGCTCAAATCCTATCAACGCATTAAATGGTTGATCCTGCTCATCCCGACCATCACGGTAGGTATTTGGGAACTGGTGCGACACACGCCGTACATGTTGGAACGGTTGTCGATGGAAGCAGGAAACTGGCTGACTCCCGTCATTGTCTTCGCCGTGACGATGATCTTTGTGCGCCGGCTGTTTCAGGCCCTGGAAACGTTACAACACAAATTGGAAGAAGAAAAAACGAAAAAAGCGATGTTGGAGGAAAGGGAGAAGCTGGCCAGACAACTGCATGACGGCGTCGCCCAATCGCTGTTTCTGCTTGGTGTCAAATGCGAACAGTGGCAAGCGCGTGTGCCGGAGCTCTCTGGTGATCAAACCTACTGTCACATCCGCCAGCTCATCCGGCACATCCATGATGATGTGCGTCAAGCCATCGTCAGTCTGCGGCAAGGCATATCTGTCGAAGAATGGCCATGGACCCAGTCAGTACATGAATTAATTGAACGGTTTGAGCGGGAATCCGGCCTGACCGTGCAGCTCGATTGGCGCTTGGCAGAGGAGCATCTCAGTGCCAAGGAGAAAGTTGAACTGTATGCCTGTCTGCAGGAGGCACTGGTCAATATTCACAAGCATGCTCAGGCCTCAATGGTCAATATCGAGGCTTATGAGGAGGATGGCAACTGGCTGTGTCGTGTGACCGATGACGGGCGCGGGCTGTCCGTTAATCCGCCGTTTGAATCGGAACGGGGGTTTGGAACGAAAATTATGCGTGACCGGGCCGCTGAAATGGGCTGGACGATCACCTGGCATTCCCGTGAGACCGGTACTGAAGTGATCATCAGAAAAGAGGGTCAAGGAGGAAAAGGCGATGCGTCCAAACAGAGACAGTCCGTTAAACATCCTGATCGTGGATGA
- a CDS encoding response regulator has translation MRPNRDSPLNILIVDDAKHAREAMRNIIDMHDDMVVIGEAKSGEEAITLAEQLMPDLILMDIHLPDIDGLHATRIIKGHFPAIKVVIVTVSDDAANLLEALKCGAQGYLLKHLTSSTWYECLQAFIRDEVPLSRTLASQILNEFNRKKEGTSEERQPLTHREREVLHLVALGLTNKEIAGKLHLSEYTVKNHLKNIMQKLHLNNRVQLTRYAYEQGLYPPKN, from the coding sequence ATGCGTCCAAACAGAGACAGTCCGTTAAACATCCTGATCGTGGATGATGCGAAACATGCCAGGGAAGCGATGCGCAACATCATCGACATGCATGACGATATGGTCGTGATCGGGGAAGCCAAAAGCGGGGAAGAAGCCATCACCTTGGCTGAACAGCTGATGCCCGATTTGATTCTCATGGATATTCATCTGCCTGATATCGATGGGTTGCACGCCACGCGTATCATAAAAGGACATTTTCCAGCAATCAAGGTGGTGATCGTCACCGTCTCCGATGATGCCGCCAATTTGCTGGAGGCCCTCAAATGCGGTGCTCAAGGCTATCTCCTCAAACACCTGACGTCATCGACCTGGTATGAATGTTTACAAGCGTTTATCCGTGACGAAGTCCCTCTGTCCCGGACGTTGGCCAGCCAAATTCTGAATGAATTTAACCGAAAAAAAGAAGGGACGAGTGAGGAGCGACAGCCCTTAACCCACCGGGAGCGGGAAGTGCTGCATCTGGTAGCATTAGGTTTGACAAACAAAGAGATCGCCGGGAAGCTTCACCTTTCTGAATATACGGTGAAAAATCATCTGAAGAACATCATGCAAAAACTGCATCTCAATAATCGCGTACAATTAACGCGCTATGCGTATGAACAAGGACTCTATCCGCCTAAAAATTAA
- the cydS gene encoding cytochrome bd oxidase small subunit CydS: MNDVLIYYAPFIVLGLSIVFAFYAALKQSPED, from the coding sequence ATGAATGATGTTCTCATTTATTATGCACCGTTTATCGTCTTGGGCTTGAGCATCGTTTTCGCCTTTTATGCGGCTTTAAAACAATCACCTGAAGATTAA
- a CDS encoding cytochrome d ubiquinol oxidase subunit II: protein MDYEVIGMTVLWTFLFGYVIVASIDFGAGFFNAYSLWTGQHQVLSNVIQRYLSPVWEVTNVFLIFFFVGMIGFFPSTAYYYGSALLIPLSISIILLAIRGSYYAFETYGSKGHRGYAFLYGATGLVLPASLSVVFTISEGGFIQLTERGPVLDYWTLFTSPLSWSIVVLAVAAVLYISAVFLTWYADRGGHSQATALFRRYALIWALPTIVTAMGIVYELRNHNPDHFASLLNLWWMFAISLLFFVASVWLIWQKKYYGTAFLLLVGQFAFAFYAYGISKYPYLLYPYLTVYDGATNEAMAIALIVAFVAGLCLLVPSLYLLLRFFVLDDQYVAGKK, encoded by the coding sequence ATGGATTACGAAGTGATCGGCATGACCGTATTGTGGACCTTTTTGTTCGGCTATGTGATCGTCGCTTCTATCGATTTTGGCGCTGGTTTCTTTAACGCCTACAGTTTATGGACCGGACAGCATCAGGTGCTCTCCAATGTGATTCAGCGCTATCTGTCGCCCGTATGGGAAGTGACCAATGTTTTTCTCATCTTTTTCTTTGTCGGCATGATCGGTTTCTTTCCTTCCACGGCTTACTATTACGGCAGCGCGCTGCTCATTCCGCTGAGCATTTCCATTATCTTGCTGGCCATTCGTGGGTCGTACTATGCGTTTGAAACGTACGGCAGCAAAGGACACCGGGGTTACGCTTTCTTGTACGGGGCCACAGGCCTGGTTTTGCCCGCCTCGTTGTCCGTGGTGTTCACCATTTCTGAAGGCGGGTTTATCCAGCTGACCGAACGGGGACCGGTCCTTGATTACTGGACTTTGTTCACCAGCCCCTTATCATGGAGCATCGTGGTGCTTGCTGTTGCCGCCGTGCTGTACATTTCCGCCGTTTTTCTGACCTGGTACGCGGACCGCGGGGGTCACAGCCAAGCGACTGCCCTGTTTCGCCGCTATGCCCTCATTTGGGCTTTGCCAACCATTGTGACGGCGATGGGCATCGTATACGAGCTGAGAAACCATAACCCGGATCACTTTGCATCACTGTTAAACTTATGGTGGATGTTTGCCATCAGTCTGCTGTTCTTTGTGGCCAGCGTCTGGCTGATTTGGCAAAAAAAATACTACGGCACTGCCTTTTTGTTGCTGGTCGGCCAGTTCGCCTTTGCTTTTTATGCGTACGGCATATCCAAATACCCGTACTTGTTGTATCCCTATTTAACCGTCTATGACGGCGCCACCAATGAAGCGATGGCCATCGCCTTGATTGTGGCCTTTGTGGCTGGGCTGTGCCTGTTGGTTCCCTCCTTGTACCTGTTGTTACGCTTCTTCGTCTTGGATGACCAGTATGTGGCGGGAAAAAAATAA